The Methanofervidicoccus sp. A16 genome has a segment encoding these proteins:
- a CDS encoding UPF0058 family protein has product MNKEQLMELHQFFVHVYRELVPEDYTCPYLELYKKLDVKPHHIHRLKTEQSAAIFLLSACIASYIADNDDMIPKSLSVKLLENALRYLNSRSKNFNDIEKYMELIEKIKDKKRKDRRLEQHHP; this is encoded by the coding sequence ATGAACAAGGAGCAACTTATGGAACTTCATCAGTTCTTTGTCCATGTTTATAGGGAATTAGTACCTGAAGATTATACCTGCCCCTATCTAGAACTTTACAAAAAGTTAGATGTCAAACCTCACCATATCCACAGGTTGAAAACTGAACAGAGTGCTGCTATATTTTTACTCTCTGCATGTATAGCCAGTTATATAGCAGATAACGACGATATGATTCCCAAATCCCTGTCTGTAAAGTTGTTAGAAAACGCCCTTAGATACCTAAATTCAAGATCTAAGAATTTTAATGATATAGAGAAATATATGGAGTTGATAGAGAAGATTAAAGATAAAAAAAGGAAAGATAGAAGGTTGGAACAACATCACCCTTAG
- a CDS encoding translation initiation factor IF-5A translates to MPGTKPVDLGSLKEGQYIMIDGVPCRIVSITKSKPGKHGGAKARITAIGIFEPIKKEMVGPTSSKVEVPIIDRRKGQVLAIMGDTVQIMDLETYETLELPIPEDVEGLESGVEVEYIEAVGRYKITRVISK, encoded by the coding sequence GTGCCAGGAACAAAACCTGTAGATTTAGGGTCTTTAAAGGAGGGACAGTATATAATGATAGACGGCGTCCCATGTAGGATCGTAAGTATTACAAAGTCAAAACCAGGAAAACATGGAGGGGCAAAGGCTAGAATCACTGCAATAGGTATCTTTGAGCCAATTAAAAAGGAGATGGTAGGTCCAACATCTTCAAAGGTAGAGGTACCTATTATAGACAGGAGAAAGGGGCAGGTTTTGGCTATAATGGGAGATACAGTACAGATAATGGATCTGGAAACATACGAAACCTTAGAACTCCCAATACCTGAAGATGTAGAGGGACTTGAGAGTGGTGTAGAGGTAGAGTACATAGAGGCAGTTGGAAGGTACAAGATCACCAGGGTAATTAGTAAGTAA
- a CDS encoding TrmJ/YjtD family RNA methyltransferase, with protein MEPVVILVNPKYSGNVGAIARCMKNFEVKELRIVGNKNILDKEAYIRSVHAKDILDKALFYNSLEDAIEDIDLVVGTSGIVSGDRNLKRVPITPRELAEKHLELKGKIGLVFGREDDGLTNRELDLCDLFLSIPTSPEYPVMNLSHAVAVILYELYISKLEKPFPVKMREASKLEKDTLIKLFEDFVDTNENIPEYRKELCKVIFKRIVSRAFISGKEANTLMCAFRSKKV; from the coding sequence ATGGAACCTGTAGTAATCTTAGTAAATCCCAAGTACAGTGGAAACGTTGGAGCGATTGCCAGATGTATGAAGAACTTCGAAGTAAAAGAGTTAAGAATAGTAGGAAACAAAAATATACTAGATAAGGAAGCCTACATAAGGTCAGTACATGCCAAAGACATTCTAGATAAAGCGTTATTTTACAACTCCTTAGAGGACGCTATAGAAGACATTGACCTAGTAGTTGGCACCTCGGGAATAGTATCTGGAGATAGGAATTTAAAAAGGGTACCTATTACACCTAGAGAGTTGGCAGAGAAACACTTAGAGTTAAAGGGCAAAATAGGTTTAGTTTTTGGAAGGGAGGACGATGGGCTAACTAACAGGGAACTTGATCTCTGTGATCTCTTTCTATCTATCCCTACATCACCTGAGTACCCTGTAATGAACCTCTCCCATGCGGTGGCTGTAATACTCTACGAGTTGTACATCTCGAAACTTGAAAAACCTTTCCCTGTAAAGATGAGGGAGGCATCAAAACTTGAAAAGGATACTCTTATAAAGTTATTTGAGGACTTCGTAGATACCAACGAAAATATCCCAGAGTATAGAAAAGAACTGTGTAAGGTGATCTTTAAAAGAATAGTAAGTAGGGCATTTATCAGTGGTAAGGAGGCAAATACTCTTATGTGTGCCTTTAGAAGTAAAAAAGTATAA
- a CDS encoding 2,5-diamino-6-(ribosylamino)-4(3H)-pyrimidinone 5'-phosphate reductase, with protein sequence MGNTLKPYVISNVGMSLDGKLATVNNDSRISGPEDLKRVHRLRAMVDGIMVGIGTVLKDDPRLTVHKIDTTPKRNPVRIVVDSNLRIPLNARVLNKEAKTIIATTSKMSKEKEEKLKELKKLEHVEVIKTDGDRVDLKQLMEILYKKGIRSILLEGGGTLNWSMFKEGLVDKVSVYIAPMIFGGKDAPTYVDGEGFKSVEECVKLKLERYYPMDDGIVLEFQVVKDPK encoded by the coding sequence ATGGGCAATACACTGAAACCTTACGTAATATCAAACGTTGGAATGTCCCTAGATGGAAAGTTGGCCACTGTGAATAACGACTCGAGGATATCTGGCCCTGAGGATCTGAAGAGGGTTCATAGGTTAAGGGCGATGGTAGATGGCATAATGGTAGGTATAGGGACAGTACTCAAGGACGATCCAAGGCTAACTGTCCATAAGATAGACACAACTCCCAAGAGAAACCCAGTGAGGATAGTTGTAGATAGTAATTTGAGGATCCCACTTAACGCCAGAGTGTTAAATAAAGAGGCTAAAACCATAATAGCCACAACCTCCAAGATGTCAAAGGAGAAGGAGGAGAAGTTAAAGGAGTTAAAAAAGTTGGAACATGTAGAAGTTATAAAAACTGATGGAGACAGAGTAGATCTAAAGCAACTGATGGAGATACTCTATAAAAAGGGTATAAGGAGCATCCTCCTAGAGGGAGGAGGTACCTTAAATTGGAGTATGTTCAAGGAGGGTTTAGTAGATAAGGTTAGTGTGTATATAGCACCTATGATATTCGGGGGCAAAGATGCTCCAACCTACGTAGATGGAGAGGGCTTTAAGAGTGTTGAGGAGTGTGTTAAGTTGAAGTTGGAGAGGTACTATCCTATGGATGACGGTATAGTATTGGAGTTCCAAGTAGTTAAAGATCCTAAATAA
- a CDS encoding toprim domain-containing protein — protein MKRNLRLQKLIEVIEELKYENSLGIPIIVEGKRDVQSLRKLGIEGIIIPISKVPIFQVADVLIEEGIREVILLTDFDRAGRQYAKEIIVEFESKRIKVNRSFRRDIMKYTMGLKDIESLYNYILKNCEDYFINDW, from the coding sequence ATGAAAAGAAATCTACGTCTCCAAAAACTTATAGAAGTTATAGAGGAGTTAAAGTACGAGAACAGTTTAGGGATCCCTATAATAGTAGAGGGTAAGAGGGATGTCCAATCTCTTAGAAAACTAGGGATAGAAGGTATTATTATCCCAATCTCCAAGGTGCCTATCTTCCAGGTTGCAGATGTGTTAATAGAAGAAGGCATTAGGGAGGTTATACTACTTACAGACTTTGACAGGGCTGGGCGCCAATACGCCAAGGAGATCATAGTGGAGTTTGAATCCAAGAGGATAAAGGTAAATAGATCCTTCAGAAGGGATATTATGAAATATACCATGGGGTTGAAAGATATAGAGAGCCTCTACAACTACATCCTTAAAAACTGTGAGGACTACTTCATAAACGACTGGTGA
- a CDS encoding DUF4870 domain-containing protein: MSKTSLGLEENIEGLLCYLVGVITGIIFLVLEKESDFVKFHAMQSLVTFLSLTIIGMIVAFIPYIGGLISLLINLVSLAFWILGMYKAYQGERYKFPIFGDIAEDLLKKVNI, from the coding sequence ATGTCGAAAACTAGTCTTGGTTTAGAAGAAAATATCGAAGGTTTATTATGTTATTTAGTAGGGGTGATAACTGGTATTATATTTTTGGTTTTGGAAAAAGAAAGTGATTTTGTTAAATTCCATGCTATGCAATCTTTGGTAACCTTTTTAAGTTTGACGATAATAGGCATGATAGTAGCATTTATTCCATATATTGGAGGTTTAATTAGTTTATTGATAAATCTTGTAAGTCTTGCATTTTGGATACTGGGCATGTATAAGGCATATCAAGGGGAGAGGTACAAATTCCCAATATTTGGAGATATTGCAGAGGATCTCCTTAAAAAAGTTAATATTTAA
- a CDS encoding Eco57I restriction-modification methylase domain-containing protein has product MVYNLDWLKEKGFFKKVIPLEDVEGALVDEKNMLAYVEVSSNEEVERIKRRLMSLKVKYIWFFFPSTGKVKVFRRIGEIKWFYYSPKMRKDYRKSREDKLKRFSPDNMNILFDIRDVVEKFYWELWEHRILMAKSIEELKEDRDKLIVVQRLIDRLIFFYFLAQLKLIKVRSEGMEWVLDRRNTREFFQWICDQLSEEELQEFLNRIFFDVLGKVNERGFVSEEFEIGGERFSILSPCLNGGLFVEEEVEGISERDIRISGIKKLILDVLNNYNWIIGEELPEEEDVVGDLTPEIIGHIYEKFVVSLEQIGLGRIKLEDVHTVRRELRYGRKKIGAYYTPEEITNYISMNTIYPYIRDRLRERFKGDGETLLDNLFSKDSFSGEELEIVKYLYFEVLRKLKICDNACGSGSFLIAVGDILLRLYSRVLKILGENLSEDKDVKKVLEEMERSPTRNYYIVRQIIVNNLYGVDVMEGAVEIAKLRFWLWLISQVDPKRVEGKRIETLPNLDFNLMVGNSLIGFVDIEDVEFDFIGGQITLDSLFGDSKVEWLKDLAKKKREFKTLPSHEAVKLKESLNRELEKGREFLNEKFYSMLRGKGIKISKEEFLNLKPFHWGFEFYDVFDLEKPKEERGFDIIVGNPPYVSNKQIETSNKLIYSKLFSLAKGQYDIFTLFIERAFTILKIDGYFGYIIPDVFLDRSNHAPIREFLLNYTHIFKIVRIREVFSDPTVSNILLFFIKRYENKDYILEVYNLHSYKDIKNDNKKKFCLLSRDFILEMPFVQIAILSLEEKDIIKHLINKQKCEKFIKIRRGEEYGKKVIKKVINLNQKNQFLKILAGENIFRYYISSYGFIEKEKIKKNPDLYKSPKIVIRQLGEEINAAFDGNQDFITLQTVYNIHMKSLELSAKTFLLIINSMLIKWYYSKLFKGKQLFPRILIENIYTLPLEIPPTQQPFITLADYLLFLNATENRRKKEKELINFIDRQIIDSLVYELYFKEKFYQDKLYPEPKEYLLELISRHLKPINYDLWAELYWKRELEGELNKEEENKIKELEEENLKTIKEVVKNIKKDRKISVLINKIKSHPWVKVIEGKN; this is encoded by the coding sequence ATGGTTTATAACTTAGATTGGTTGAAGGAGAAGGGATTTTTTAAAAAGGTTATACCGTTGGAGGATGTTGAGGGGGCTTTAGTGGATGAAAAGAATATGTTAGCCTATGTGGAGGTTTCCTCCAACGAAGAGGTTGAGAGGATAAAGAGGAGGTTAATGTCTCTGAAGGTTAAGTATATCTGGTTTTTCTTTCCCTCTACAGGAAAAGTAAAAGTTTTTAGGAGGATCGGTGAGATTAAATGGTTCTACTATTCTCCTAAGATGAGAAAGGACTATCGGAAGAGTAGGGAGGATAAACTGAAGAGGTTCTCTCCAGACAATATGAATATTCTCTTCGATATCAGGGACGTTGTAGAGAAGTTTTACTGGGAGTTGTGGGAGCATAGAATACTGATGGCTAAGAGTATAGAGGAGTTGAAGGAGGATAGGGATAAACTTATAGTTGTCCAACGTCTGATCGACAGACTCATCTTCTTCTACTTCCTCGCCCAGTTGAAACTTATAAAGGTAAGGAGCGAGGGGATGGAGTGGGTTTTAGATAGGAGGAATACAAGGGAGTTTTTCCAGTGGATCTGTGATCAACTTAGTGAGGAGGAGTTGCAGGAGTTTCTCAACAGGATATTCTTTGACGTTTTAGGGAAGGTTAATGAGAGGGGTTTTGTCTCGGAGGAGTTTGAGATTGGAGGGGAGAGGTTCTCTATTCTATCACCTTGCTTAAACGGTGGGTTGTTTGTGGAGGAGGAGGTTGAAGGTATTTCAGAGAGGGATATTAGGATCTCCGGGATAAAGAAGTTGATCCTCGATGTCCTCAACAACTACAACTGGATAATTGGAGAGGAACTTCCCGAGGAGGAGGATGTAGTTGGAGATCTAACACCGGAGATCATCGGACATATATATGAAAAGTTTGTCGTCTCCCTGGAGCAGATAGGACTTGGGAGGATAAAGTTAGAGGATGTCCATACTGTCAGAAGGGAGTTGAGGTATGGGAGGAAGAAGATTGGAGCCTACTATACACCTGAGGAGATCACAAACTACATCTCCATGAATACCATCTATCCCTATATCAGAGATAGGTTGAGGGAGAGGTTTAAAGGGGATGGGGAAACTTTACTCGATAACCTCTTCAGTAAGGATAGTTTTAGTGGGGAGGAACTGGAGATTGTAAAGTACCTCTACTTTGAAGTTTTAAGGAAATTGAAGATCTGTGATAACGCCTGTGGTTCTGGTAGTTTCTTAATCGCTGTTGGGGATATTCTACTTAGGTTGTACAGTAGGGTTTTGAAGATCTTAGGGGAGAATTTAAGTGAGGATAAGGACGTTAAAAAGGTTTTAGAGGAGATGGAAAGATCTCCAACGAGGAACTACTACATCGTTAGGCAGATAATTGTAAATAACCTCTATGGAGTAGATGTAATGGAGGGTGCAGTTGAGATCGCTAAATTGAGGTTCTGGCTCTGGTTGATATCTCAGGTTGATCCTAAGAGGGTTGAAGGTAAGAGGATCGAAACACTCCCTAATTTAGATTTTAATTTAATGGTTGGTAATTCATTAATAGGATTTGTGGATATTGAGGATGTGGAGTTTGATTTTATCGGGGGACAGATAACCTTAGATTCCCTATTTGGAGATAGTAAGGTGGAGTGGCTTAAAGATCTTGCTAAGAAGAAGAGGGAGTTTAAGACTTTACCATCTCATGAGGCTGTAAAGTTGAAGGAGAGTTTAAATAGAGAGTTGGAAAAGGGGAGGGAGTTTTTAAATGAGAAGTTTTACAGTATGTTGAGGGGGAAAGGGATCAAGATATCTAAGGAGGAGTTTTTGAATTTGAAGCCCTTCCATTGGGGTTTTGAGTTCTACGATGTTTTTGATCTGGAGAAGCCGAAGGAGGAGAGGGGTTTTGATATTATAGTTGGGAATCCGCCTTATGTAAGTAATAAACAGATAGAGACATCTAATAAATTAATTTATTCAAAATTATTTTCATTAGCAAAAGGTCAATATGATATATTTACTTTATTTATAGAGAGAGCATTTACTATCTTAAAAATAGATGGATATTTTGGATATATAATTCCAGATGTATTTTTAGATAGATCTAATCATGCTCCAATAAGAGAATTTTTACTCAATTATACTCATATATTTAAAATTGTTAGGATTAGAGAAGTTTTTAGTGATCCTACAGTTTCAAATATATTACTTTTCTTCATAAAAAGATATGAAAACAAGGATTATATTTTAGAAGTGTATAATTTACACTCTTATAAGGACATAAAAAATGATAATAAGAAAAAATTCTGTTTATTATCAAGAGATTTTATACTGGAGATGCCTTTTGTACAGATTGCTATACTTTCTTTAGAGGAAAAGGATATTATAAAACACCTTATTAATAAACAAAAGTGTGAAAAATTTATAAAAATTCGTAGAGGCGAAGAATACGGGAAAAAGGTTATAAAAAAAGTAATAAATTTAAATCAAAAAAACCAATTTCTTAAAATTTTAGCTGGAGAAAATATTTTTAGATATTATATAAGTTCATATGGTTTTATTGAAAAAGAAAAAATAAAGAAAAATCCAGATTTATATAAATCTCCAAAAATAGTAATTAGACAATTAGGGGAAGAAATTAACGCTGCTTTTGATGGAAACCAAGATTTTATTACACTACAAACAGTTTATAATATTCATATGAAATCATTAGAATTGTCTGCCAAGACCTTTCTACTTATTATAAATTCTATGTTAATTAAATGGTATTATTCAAAACTTTTTAAGGGAAAACAGTTATTTCCTAGGATATTAATAGAAAATATATATACACTTCCACTAGAAATTCCACCAACCCAACAACCCTTCATAACCCTCGCCGACTACCTCCTCTTCCTCAACGCCACAGAGAATAGAAGAAAAAAAGAAAAAGAACTAATAAATTTCATCGACAGGCAAATAATCGATTCCCTGGTTTATGAACTGTACTTTAAAGAAAAATTCTACCAGGATAAACTATATCCAGAGCCGAAGGAGTACCTCTTAGAGTTGATCTCCAGGCACTTAAAACCAATTAACTACGATCTCTGGGCTGAACTCTATTGGAAAAGGGAATTAGAAGGAGAATTAAATAAAGAAGAGGAAAATAAAATAAAAGAATTAGAGGAAGAAAACTTAAAAACAATTAAAGAAGTTGTCAAAAACATCAAAAAAGACAGGAAGATCTCAGTACTGATAAACAAGATAAAGTCCCATCCCTGGGTTAAGGTTATAGAAGGGAAAAATTAA